The [Clostridium] celerecrescens 18A genomic sequence GTAATATACATCAATATAATCCGTTCCCAGGGCTTTTAAGCTCAGTTCCAAATCCCTCCGTATGGCTTTGGGGGATAGATCCCTGCTCACGGTATTGCCTTCTTTTGTAAAATGCACCTCTCCACCATGGTCATACCATTGGAGTCCGCATTTGGTAGAAAGGATGACACGGCTGCGGTCCGTCTGTTTTAACGCCTGCCCAATGACTTCCTCACTGTGTCCAAAGCCGTAAACCCTGGCAGTATCAATCCAGTGGATCCCCAGATCCAGTCCTCTTAAGATGGTTTTCACCGACATTTCATCGTCATTGGTCCCCCACCATTCTCCACCTCCGATTGCCCAGCAGCCCAGGGCAAGGGCATTGGCCCTGATTCCTGATTTTCCTATCTCTCTCATTTCCATAACCAAACCTCCATGTTTTACCTTTATGAAAATGCGTCCAATAAATCTTCATAAGTAGACGCAGCCTGCAGTTTTCCCATGATGGTCTCATTACCAAGCTTACCCGCCAGTTCCGCAATCAGGCGAAGATGGTCTTTGGCTCCTTCGCTGTCGGAGGGCACTGCAAACAGGAAGAAAAGATCCGCAGGCTCCTCGTCGTAAGACTCCCATTCCACCATCTGCTCCGTTCTGCCCACTGCAATCCCTACCTTATCCACAAAATCGGATTTACCGTGGGGAATGGCCACATGTCCTCCGATCCCTGTGATTCCTTCCTCTTCCCTTAAATATACATCCTTAATGTAGCCTTCCAGATCCTCCACGTATCCCGCCTTCTTTAAGAGGCCTGCCAGATGGCGGATCACCTCATCCTTATTACCTGCTTTCATCTTTAAATCAATGACTCTCTTATCCAGAATCTCTTTTACTGCCATCTTGTTTCTCCCCTTACTTGATAAAATACTGATAGACTTCCAGAGATGACTCCAGCCGTTTCATTGCCTCCATGTTGTCGTCATTCTCTGTAAGCAGCAGAAAATCTTTATAAAACTGCTTTGTCCTTTTTATCTCAAATTTTGACGTCATTTTTGTTGCAAGAAGGAATATGGTATCAACCATATCCTCATGCCATTTGACCGGTT encodes the following:
- a CDS encoding PTS sugar transporter subunit IIA, whose product is MAVKEILDKRVIDLKMKAGNKDEVIRHLAGLLKKAGYVEDLEGYIKDVYLREEEGITGIGGHVAIPHGKSDFVDKVGIAVGRTEQMVEWESYDEEPADLFFLFAVPSDSEGAKDHLRLIAELAGKLGNETIMGKLQAASTYEDLLDAFS